One window of the Anaeromyxobacter dehalogenans 2CP-C genome contains the following:
- a CDS encoding NADH-quinone oxidoreductase subunit B, producing the protein MAARMDPGIGGEVTLLHTSQLDNLINLARASSLYYLTFGLACCGIELMQTGGPRADLMRFGAIPRASPRQADFMIVAGTLTYKMAERARLLYDQMPEPKYVISMGSCSNCGGLFQLGYSVCKGVDKVIPVDVYVPGCPPRPEALTEGLLRLQEIVRSEPWSTKRRPAAQAEGA; encoded by the coding sequence ATGGCGGCACGCATGGACCCGGGGATCGGCGGCGAGGTCACGCTGCTCCACACGAGCCAGCTGGACAACCTCATCAACCTCGCGCGCGCGAGCTCGCTCTACTACCTGACGTTCGGCCTCGCCTGCTGCGGCATCGAGCTGATGCAGACCGGCGGCCCGCGCGCCGACCTGATGCGCTTCGGCGCGATCCCCCGCGCCTCCCCGCGCCAGGCCGACTTCATGATCGTGGCCGGCACGCTCACCTACAAGATGGCCGAGCGCGCCCGCCTGCTCTACGACCAGATGCCCGAGCCGAAGTACGTCATCTCCATGGGCTCCTGCTCGAACTGCGGCGGCCTGTTCCAGCTCGGCTACTCGGTCTGCAAGGGCGTCGACAAGGTCATCCCGGTGGACGTCTACGTCCCGGGCTGCCCGCCGCGCCCCGAGGCGCTCACCGAAGGCCTCCTCCGGCTCCAGGAGATCGTCCGGAGCGAGCCCTGGTCCACCAAGCGTCGCCCGGCGGCGCAGGCGGAGGGTGCCTAG
- a CDS encoding NADH-quinone oxidoreductase subunit C, producing the protein MTTHEIHERLKARFGDDVGPLSEPKIDAFCVVKAERIVEVSRFLAAEPALEMDFLEDLTAVDWPKRNVIEVVYHLLSYRHRHSIVLKVEADRAAPVVPTVEGVWKTANWFEREVYDLFGVTFTGHPDLRRLMLPDDWVGHPLRKDYQEAGGWHGISNVRENPLVELKRLDDQRRAEAAAKAAPPAAPDAAAAAPKA; encoded by the coding sequence ATGACGACTCATGAAATCCACGAGCGGCTGAAGGCGCGGTTCGGAGACGACGTCGGCCCGCTGTCCGAGCCGAAGATCGACGCGTTCTGCGTGGTGAAGGCGGAGCGGATCGTCGAGGTCTCCCGCTTCCTCGCCGCCGAGCCCGCACTCGAGATGGACTTTCTCGAGGACCTCACCGCGGTGGACTGGCCGAAGCGGAACGTGATCGAGGTCGTCTACCACCTGCTCTCGTACCGCCACCGCCACTCGATCGTGCTGAAGGTCGAGGCGGACCGCGCCGCGCCGGTGGTCCCGACCGTCGAGGGCGTCTGGAAGACCGCGAACTGGTTCGAGCGCGAGGTCTACGACCTGTTCGGCGTGACGTTCACCGGCCACCCCGACCTGCGCCGCCTGATGCTGCCCGACGACTGGGTGGGCCACCCGCTGCGCAAGGACTACCAGGAGGCGGGCGGCTGGCACGGCATCTCCAACGTCCGCGAGAACCCGCTCGTCGAGCTGAAGCGGCTCGACGACCAGCGCCGCGCCGAGGCCGCCGCGAAGGCGGCGCCGCCCGCCGCGCCCGACGCCGCCGCGGCCGCCCCCAAGGCGTAG
- a CDS encoding NADH-quinone oxidoreductase subunit D — protein MEKLILRRVDRQNEEMILNFGPQHPSTHGVINFLVETDGEVLKRATPDVGYLHRSIEKIGELVGYPGFMPYTDRVDYVAAMFANEGYAIAVERLLKIEVPQRAQWLRAISCELCRIASHLVSVGTMVMDIGAFTPMLHGIRERETINDLLEALCGARLTYNYHRIGGVAFDLPEGWRDKVLHFLDHFDKFLAEFDRLISFNEIYVKRLANVAVIPGPMAINYGLVGPNLRGSGVDWDVRRDLPYGAYPNFKFDVPVGKGFFGTAGDSFDRYYVRCLEMAESSKIVRQALDSLPEGEITAKVPRNIKPEAGEALGRVESARGELAYYVISDGTNKAYRVRARTGSFTAMCIIEDISRGLMVADLVALISSLDVVAPEIDR, from the coding sequence ATGGAAAAGCTCATCCTCCGCCGCGTGGACCGCCAGAACGAGGAGATGATCCTCAACTTCGGCCCGCAGCACCCGTCCACCCACGGCGTCATCAACTTCCTGGTGGAGACCGACGGCGAGGTGCTGAAGCGCGCCACGCCGGACGTCGGCTACCTGCACCGCTCGATCGAGAAGATCGGCGAGCTGGTCGGCTACCCCGGCTTCATGCCGTACACCGACCGCGTGGACTACGTGGCGGCGATGTTCGCCAACGAGGGCTACGCGATCGCGGTCGAGCGGCTGCTCAAGATCGAGGTGCCGCAGCGGGCCCAGTGGCTGCGCGCCATCTCCTGCGAGCTGTGCCGCATCGCCTCCCACCTCGTCTCGGTGGGCACGATGGTCATGGACATCGGCGCGTTCACCCCGATGCTCCACGGCATCCGCGAGCGGGAGACCATCAACGACCTGCTCGAGGCGCTCTGCGGCGCGCGGCTGACCTACAACTACCACCGCATCGGCGGCGTCGCGTTCGACCTGCCGGAGGGCTGGCGGGACAAGGTCCTCCACTTCCTCGACCACTTCGACAAGTTCCTGGCCGAGTTCGACCGGCTGATCTCGTTCAACGAGATCTACGTGAAGCGCCTGGCGAACGTGGCGGTGATCCCGGGCCCGATGGCGATCAACTACGGCCTGGTCGGCCCGAACCTGCGCGGCTCCGGCGTGGACTGGGACGTGCGGCGCGACCTCCCCTACGGCGCCTACCCGAACTTCAAGTTCGACGTGCCGGTGGGCAAGGGCTTCTTCGGCACCGCCGGCGACTCGTTCGACCGGTACTACGTGCGCTGCCTGGAGATGGCCGAGTCCTCGAAGATCGTCCGCCAGGCGCTCGACTCGCTGCCGGAGGGCGAGATCACCGCCAAGGTGCCGCGCAACATCAAGCCGGAGGCGGGCGAGGCGCTCGGGCGCGTCGAGAGCGCCCGCGGCGAGCTGGCCTACTACGTGATCTCCGACGGCACCAACAAGGCGTACCGGGTGCGCGCCCGCACCGGCTCGTTCACCGCCATGTGCATCATCGAGGACATCTCGCGCGGCCTGATGGTCGCCGACCTGGTGGCCCTCATCTCGTCGCTCGACGTCGTCGCCCCGGAGATCGATCGATGA
- a CDS encoding complex I subunit 1/NuoH family protein has translation MNAPAIKNQDLSKGPGRTARGVVLATLAVGFGLPTVLLAAVLVLSPLSKPAMLAAALRAAGVDVSGWSQTGQYALWLVAMAVLALILVSFGAVISGMTVWWEMRVSARMQSRIGYNRVGAAGFFQWIADAVKLLLKEDLIPADADRLLFRAAPYFVLVGFALVFVALPFGESLIAADLNVGIFYITAVTALVVVGILVAGWSSNSKWALFGGMRSAAQVISYEIPAGLAVMVPVLMSGTLSMQGIIRSQGAWPWEWHALTNPFAMVAFAIFFVAQLAEGNRTPFDLPEAESELVAGYLSEYSAFRFALFFLVEFGNLWVMSAISVTLFFGGWQVPFAGPEVFAAARGAGDLPGLAWWGLQLASMLVFVAKTLVLLNVVVWVRWTLPRIRVDQMMSLCWKYLVPFAFVCFVATLLWQILVARVPATAPVVGGLMLVAAIVAGFSFLRLTRRNISAVGDRVDFTNW, from the coding sequence ATGAACGCCCCCGCCATCAAGAACCAGGACCTGAGCAAGGGGCCGGGCCGGACGGCCCGCGGCGTCGTGCTCGCGACGCTCGCGGTCGGCTTCGGCCTGCCCACCGTCCTGCTCGCCGCGGTGCTGGTGCTCTCGCCGCTCTCCAAGCCCGCCATGCTCGCCGCGGCGCTCCGCGCCGCCGGGGTGGACGTCTCCGGCTGGTCGCAGACCGGCCAGTACGCGCTCTGGCTGGTGGCGATGGCGGTGCTGGCGCTGATCCTCGTGTCGTTCGGCGCGGTCATCTCCGGCATGACGGTGTGGTGGGAGATGCGGGTCAGCGCCCGCATGCAGAGCCGCATCGGCTACAACCGCGTGGGCGCGGCCGGCTTCTTCCAGTGGATCGCCGACGCGGTGAAGCTCCTCCTCAAGGAGGACCTCATCCCCGCCGACGCCGACCGGCTCCTGTTCCGCGCGGCCCCGTACTTCGTGCTGGTGGGCTTCGCGCTGGTGTTCGTCGCCCTGCCCTTCGGCGAGAGCCTGATCGCCGCCGACCTGAACGTCGGCATCTTCTACATCACCGCGGTCACCGCGCTGGTGGTGGTCGGCATCCTGGTGGCGGGCTGGTCCTCCAACTCCAAGTGGGCGCTGTTCGGCGGCATGCGGTCCGCCGCGCAGGTGATCTCCTACGAGATCCCGGCCGGCCTGGCGGTGATGGTGCCGGTGCTGATGTCCGGCACGCTCTCGATGCAGGGCATCATCCGCTCGCAGGGCGCCTGGCCGTGGGAGTGGCACGCGCTCACCAACCCGTTCGCGATGGTCGCGTTCGCGATCTTCTTCGTGGCGCAGCTCGCCGAGGGCAACCGCACCCCGTTCGACCTCCCCGAGGCCGAGTCGGAGCTGGTGGCCGGCTACCTCTCCGAGTACTCCGCCTTCCGCTTCGCGCTCTTCTTCCTGGTGGAGTTCGGCAACCTCTGGGTGATGTCGGCGATCAGCGTGACGCTGTTCTTCGGCGGCTGGCAGGTGCCGTTCGCCGGCCCCGAGGTGTTCGCGGCGGCGCGCGGCGCCGGCGACCTCCCCGGCCTGGCCTGGTGGGGCCTGCAGCTCGCCTCGATGCTGGTCTTCGTCGCGAAGACGCTGGTGCTCCTCAACGTGGTGGTGTGGGTGCGCTGGACGCTCCCCCGCATCCGCGTGGACCAGATGATGAGCCTCTGCTGGAAGTACCTGGTCCCGTTCGCCTTCGTCTGCTTCGTCGCCACGCTGCTCTGGCAGATCCTGGTGGCGCGCGTCCCGGCCACCGCGCCGGTGGTGGGCGGCCTGATGCTCGTCGCGGCGATCGTGGCGGGCTTCTCCTTCCTCCGCCTGACGCGGCGGAACATCTCCGCGGTCGGCGACCGCGTCGACTTCACCAACTGGTAA
- a CDS encoding 4Fe-4S binding protein, with protein MPQTVRAYTGAIRDTVKSFWHGLSITLSYLARRPTTVQYPDRTPMPVRDMLPPRYRGFLEVDSGICTGCQACERACPIGCIQISLEKDAANPKQRVVTQFDIDEAKCMFCGLCVEPCPTGSIQHTREFEGTHKHIRNLVFRWADPMNPFPVYKVDKNAEYYPRVPLGSLVRQRLETMAWDRSAPQFLPPEPPKPAEAKPAAKAAPAAKPAAAAPAAPAAAAPAAAPAPAKPAAAPAPAAAAAPAAPAAEAPAAPAAPAANPESK; from the coding sequence ATGCCTCAGACCGTCCGCGCGTACACCGGCGCCATCCGGGACACGGTGAAGTCCTTCTGGCACGGCCTCTCGATCACGCTCTCGTACCTCGCCCGCCGGCCGACCACGGTCCAGTACCCGGACCGCACGCCCATGCCGGTGCGCGACATGCTCCCGCCGCGCTACCGCGGGTTCCTCGAGGTGGACTCGGGCATCTGCACCGGGTGCCAGGCCTGTGAGCGCGCCTGCCCGATCGGCTGCATCCAGATCTCGCTCGAGAAGGACGCGGCCAACCCGAAGCAGCGCGTCGTCACCCAGTTCGACATCGACGAGGCGAAGTGCATGTTCTGCGGCCTGTGCGTCGAGCCCTGCCCCACCGGCTCGATCCAGCACACCCGCGAGTTCGAGGGCACGCACAAGCACATCCGGAACCTGGTGTTCCGCTGGGCCGACCCGATGAACCCGTTCCCGGTCTACAAGGTGGACAAGAACGCGGAGTACTACCCGCGCGTCCCGCTGGGCTCGCTGGTGCGCCAGCGCCTCGAGACCATGGCCTGGGACCGGTCGGCGCCGCAGTTCCTGCCGCCCGAGCCGCCCAAGCCGGCCGAGGCGAAGCCCGCCGCGAAGGCGGCCCCGGCCGCGAAGCCCGCGGCGGCCGCTCCCGCTGCGCCCGCCGCTGCGGCCCCCGCCGCCGCGCCCGCGCCGGCCAAGCCCGCCGCCGCCCCTGCTCCCGCGGCCGCCGCCGCCCCCGCCGCGCCGGCCGCCGAGGCGCCGGCCGCGCCCGCGGCCCCCGCCGCCAACCCCGAGTCCAAGTGA
- a CDS encoding NADH-quinone oxidoreductase subunit J family protein, with protein MESKGGKLTTWAVATVAVIAFVGYMTTQVIRPAALATPRPEAAGLGLPDVLFYALAVLTVAGAAGVALSRNILYSTFGLLVALLGAGSLYVLLSADFVAVTQLLIYIGGVLVLILFAVMLTNRITDINVSNTSFGLFGGFLLFVAGAPVLLAVALLTPWQAGAAAPLAPTTQAIGDAFLSRWLLPFEVASLVLLSTLVGAIVIARKEIKAD; from the coding sequence ATGGAATCCAAGGGAGGAAAGCTCACCACCTGGGCGGTCGCCACCGTCGCGGTGATCGCCTTCGTCGGCTACATGACCACCCAGGTGATCCGCCCCGCCGCGCTGGCCACGCCGCGCCCGGAGGCGGCCGGCCTGGGCCTGCCGGACGTGCTGTTCTACGCGCTCGCGGTCCTCACCGTGGCCGGGGCCGCCGGCGTCGCGCTCTCGCGCAACATCCTCTACAGCACGTTCGGCCTGCTGGTGGCGCTGCTCGGCGCCGGCTCGCTGTACGTGCTGCTCTCGGCGGACTTCGTCGCCGTCACCCAGCTGCTCATCTACATCGGCGGCGTGCTGGTGCTGATCCTGTTCGCGGTGATGCTCACCAACCGCATCACCGACATCAACGTCTCCAACACCAGCTTCGGCCTGTTCGGCGGGTTCCTGCTGTTCGTGGCCGGCGCGCCGGTGCTGCTGGCGGTCGCGCTGCTCACCCCGTGGCAGGCGGGGGCCGCCGCGCCGCTCGCGCCCACCACGCAGGCGATCGGCGACGCGTTCCTCTCGCGGTGGCTGCTGCCGTTCGAGGTGGCGTCGCTGGTGCTGCTCTCGACGCTCGTCGGGGCCATCGTCATCGCGCGCAAGGAGATCAAGGCCGACTGA
- the nuoK gene encoding NADH-quinone oxidoreductase subunit NuoK, which yields MQISLSHFLVVGALLFAFGIVTVATRRNAVGVLMGVELILNGANVNFVAFNHYSGGGVTGQVFALFVIVLAAAEAAVGLAIVLAIFQTFKTIDVRAADLMRE from the coding sequence ATGCAGATCTCGCTCTCGCACTTCCTCGTCGTCGGCGCCCTGCTGTTCGCCTTCGGCATCGTGACCGTGGCCACCCGGCGCAACGCGGTCGGCGTCCTGATGGGCGTCGAGCTCATCCTGAACGGCGCCAACGTGAACTTCGTCGCCTTCAACCACTACTCGGGCGGCGGCGTCACCGGGCAGGTCTTCGCCCTGTTCGTCATCGTCCTGGCGGCGGCGGAGGCGGCGGTGGGCCTCGCCATCGTCCTGGCCATCTTCCAGACGTTCAAGACCATCGACGTCCGCGCCGCGGACCTGATGCGGGAGTAG
- a CDS encoding proton-conducting transporter membrane subunit, which produces MHETAHELGRIAVTNVGYLWLIPLFPLIGATVNALIGWKLQQLFGRKIVHRIAVAAMLAAFGVALVAFAQMLRLPSEERFLQDTLWNLMTAGRMTVDFGFALDPLSMMMVLVITGIGSLIHVFSIGYMHDEPSYWRFFSYLNLFVFAMLLLVMGDNFAVMFFGWEGVGLASYLLIAFWYTDPEKAKAGMKAFVANRFGDFGFLAGLFLLFWALGGAWTPRTGSGLRNNDYQPLAELNATAGAATAAQSQALAPSVHDVKVGPTMNFRELRDQVVIESTGVKEHLAGSSIWGVSLLTLVCVLLFVGAMGKSAQIPLYVWLPDAMAGPTPVSALIHAATMVTAGVYMVARLNFLFALSASAMGWVALIGAATAIFAASIGFFQYDIKKVLAYSTVSQLGFMFIGVGVGAYWAGAYHLLTHAFFKATLFLGSGSVILGCHHEQDMRKMGGLKKHMPITRWTYLAACWAIAGFPWMNGFYSKDEILYKAFTSGHLALFGVPTPWLGPAIFVVGIIAATGTSFYMFRSYYMTFTGEYRGNAGHHDEHNEDPHSAGAAAMSHLAVAVHASDGAVHADGHAHGHAAPAHGHAVHAPAAAAATAHAPAHDDHGHHGGTPHESPWTVTLVLSLLALGSFFTLFLGIPMAWTGKAPILEHWLAPALTAQEGVPFQHLSHSTEYMFQAIGVLAGAVGWFFAMLLFKDARSEVPARLREKFLGVWTVVYNKYYVDELYAVAVLKPSMKVAQAASWFDSNVIDRLVLLAGTVTRVVANIDGAIDKYLVDGAVNAVASVTQECGRYLRSLQTGKVQTYLYGALGGALVVVLLNFLIS; this is translated from the coding sequence ATGCACGAGACCGCTCACGAGCTCGGCCGGATCGCCGTCACGAACGTCGGCTACCTCTGGCTCATCCCGCTGTTCCCGCTCATCGGCGCGACCGTCAACGCGCTGATCGGCTGGAAGCTGCAGCAGCTGTTCGGGAGGAAGATCGTCCACCGCATCGCGGTGGCCGCGATGCTGGCGGCCTTCGGGGTGGCGCTGGTCGCGTTCGCCCAGATGCTGCGGCTCCCCTCCGAGGAGCGCTTCCTCCAGGACACGCTCTGGAACCTGATGACCGCCGGCCGCATGACGGTGGACTTCGGGTTCGCGCTCGACCCGCTCTCGATGATGATGGTGCTGGTCATCACCGGGATCGGCTCGCTCATCCACGTCTTCTCCATCGGGTACATGCACGACGAGCCGTCGTACTGGCGGTTCTTCAGCTACCTGAACCTGTTCGTCTTCGCGATGTTGCTCCTGGTGATGGGCGACAACTTCGCGGTGATGTTCTTCGGGTGGGAGGGCGTGGGCCTCGCCTCGTACCTGCTCATCGCCTTCTGGTACACGGACCCCGAGAAGGCGAAGGCCGGCATGAAGGCCTTCGTGGCGAACCGCTTCGGCGACTTCGGCTTCCTGGCCGGCCTGTTCCTGCTGTTCTGGGCCCTGGGCGGCGCATGGACGCCGCGGACCGGCAGCGGGCTGCGGAACAACGACTACCAGCCGCTCGCCGAGCTGAACGCCACCGCCGGCGCCGCCACCGCCGCGCAGTCGCAGGCGCTCGCCCCGAGCGTCCACGACGTGAAGGTCGGCCCCACCATGAACTTCCGCGAGCTGCGGGATCAGGTGGTGATCGAGTCCACCGGCGTGAAGGAGCACCTGGCCGGCTCGAGCATCTGGGGCGTCTCGCTCCTGACGCTCGTCTGCGTCCTCCTGTTCGTCGGCGCGATGGGCAAGAGCGCCCAGATCCCGCTCTACGTCTGGCTCCCGGACGCGATGGCGGGCCCGACGCCGGTCTCCGCCCTCATCCACGCCGCCACCATGGTGACGGCCGGCGTGTACATGGTGGCGCGCCTCAACTTCCTGTTCGCGCTCTCGGCGAGCGCGATGGGCTGGGTGGCGCTCATCGGCGCCGCGACCGCGATCTTCGCCGCGTCGATCGGCTTCTTCCAGTACGACATCAAGAAGGTCCTCGCCTACTCCACCGTCTCCCAGCTCGGCTTCATGTTCATCGGGGTCGGCGTGGGCGCGTACTGGGCCGGCGCGTACCACCTGCTCACGCACGCGTTCTTCAAGGCCACGCTGTTCCTCGGCTCCGGCTCGGTGATCCTCGGCTGCCACCACGAGCAGGACATGCGGAAGATGGGCGGGCTGAAGAAGCACATGCCCATCACGCGCTGGACCTACCTCGCGGCGTGCTGGGCCATCGCCGGCTTCCCGTGGATGAACGGCTTCTACTCGAAGGACGAGATCCTCTACAAGGCGTTCACCAGCGGGCACCTGGCGCTGTTCGGCGTGCCCACCCCGTGGCTCGGGCCGGCCATCTTCGTGGTCGGCATCATCGCGGCGACCGGCACCAGCTTCTACATGTTCCGGTCGTACTACATGACGTTCACCGGCGAGTACCGCGGGAACGCCGGGCACCACGACGAGCACAACGAGGACCCGCACTCCGCCGGCGCCGCCGCCATGTCGCACCTGGCCGTCGCGGTCCACGCCTCGGACGGCGCGGTCCACGCCGACGGCCACGCGCACGGCCACGCCGCCCCGGCCCACGGCCACGCGGTCCACGCCCCGGCCGCCGCCGCGGCGACCGCCCACGCGCCGGCGCACGACGACCACGGCCACCACGGCGGCACGCCGCACGAGTCGCCCTGGACCGTCACGCTGGTCCTCTCGCTGCTCGCGCTCGGCTCCTTCTTCACGCTGTTCCTGGGCATCCCCATGGCCTGGACCGGCAAGGCGCCCATCCTCGAGCACTGGCTCGCCCCGGCGCTCACCGCGCAGGAGGGCGTGCCGTTCCAGCACCTGTCGCACTCCACCGAGTACATGTTCCAGGCGATCGGCGTGCTGGCCGGCGCGGTCGGCTGGTTCTTCGCGATGCTGCTGTTCAAGGACGCGCGGAGCGAGGTCCCGGCGCGGCTGCGCGAGAAGTTCCTGGGCGTCTGGACGGTCGTCTACAACAAGTACTACGTGGACGAGCTGTACGCGGTCGCCGTCCTGAAGCCGTCGATGAAGGTCGCGCAGGCCGCGTCCTGGTTCGACTCGAACGTGATCGACCGCCTGGTGCTCCTGGCCGGCACGGTCACCCGCGTGGTCGCCAACATCGACGGCGCCATCGACAAGTACCTCGTGGACGGCGCGGTGAACGCCGTCGCCAGCGTCACCCAGGAGTGCGGCCGGTACCTCCGCTCGCTCCAGACCGGCAAGGTCCAGACCTACCTGTACGGCGCGCTCGGGGGCGCGCTGGTGGTGGTCCTGCTCAACTTCCTCATCTCGTAG
- a CDS encoding complex I subunit 4 family protein, with protein MFTPGNVLSWATFFPVIGSALIVVLLAAKFFLRLDKKLVDDGSRWIALVTSALSFAAAIAAWRMYDPSATGVQLVQHFTWIRAFNIEFYFGVDGISISMVLLSGLISFIATIASMPWWSGKKDAEMAGMVDDGHEDPHHPKHFSVRMVPGYMAMLLLLQTGMMGTFVALDMFLFYVFWEIMLLPMYFLIGIWGGPRKEYAAIKFFLYTLAGSVLMLLAIIGIYYNSAPAQLADGSWSSGHTFNLIELAKQGAAGQFRNAAPILGFSFAKIVFIGLFIGFAIKIPMFPFHTWLPDAHVEAPTPISVILAGVLLKMGIYGILRFNYGILPDATAWAAGAIAVFGVINIIYAAFVCLAQKDLKKLIAYSSVSHMGFSLLGMAAMTPQGISGAVLNLFTHGIISPMLFLIVGVIYDRAHHREIEKFGGLAQELPEYSAIMGLAFFASLGLPGLAGFISEFTVFSGAFPVFTTYTIISATSVVLTAAYYLWAIHRMFLGKLNPVYKGYPDLNWRERMSLYPLAVICIYLGFYPQAILGVINPALHALIQNIKPL; from the coding sequence ATGTTCACGCCAGGAAACGTCCTCAGCTGGGCCACCTTCTTCCCGGTCATCGGGTCGGCGCTCATCGTCGTCCTGCTGGCCGCGAAGTTCTTCCTCCGCCTCGACAAGAAGCTCGTCGACGACGGCTCCCGCTGGATCGCGCTCGTGACGAGCGCGCTCTCCTTCGCGGCCGCCATCGCCGCGTGGCGCATGTACGACCCGTCGGCCACGGGCGTGCAGCTGGTCCAGCACTTCACCTGGATCCGCGCCTTCAACATCGAGTTCTACTTCGGGGTGGACGGCATCTCGATCTCGATGGTGCTGCTGTCCGGCCTCATCTCCTTCATCGCCACCATCGCGTCGATGCCGTGGTGGTCGGGGAAGAAGGACGCCGAGATGGCCGGCATGGTGGACGACGGCCACGAAGACCCGCACCACCCCAAGCACTTCTCGGTGCGGATGGTGCCGGGCTACATGGCCATGCTGCTGCTGCTGCAGACCGGCATGATGGGCACCTTCGTCGCCCTCGACATGTTCCTGTTCTACGTGTTCTGGGAGATCATGCTCCTGCCGATGTACTTCCTCATCGGCATCTGGGGCGGGCCGCGCAAGGAGTACGCGGCGATCAAGTTCTTCCTCTACACCCTCGCCGGCTCCGTGCTGATGCTCCTCGCGATCATCGGCATCTACTACAACAGCGCGCCCGCGCAGCTCGCCGACGGCTCCTGGTCGAGCGGCCACACCTTCAACCTGATCGAGCTCGCCAAGCAGGGCGCGGCCGGCCAGTTCCGCAACGCCGCCCCGATCCTCGGCTTCTCCTTCGCCAAGATCGTCTTCATCGGCCTGTTCATCGGGTTCGCCATCAAGATCCCGATGTTCCCCTTCCACACCTGGTTGCCCGACGCCCACGTCGAGGCGCCCACGCCCATCTCCGTCATCCTGGCCGGCGTGCTCCTGAAGATGGGCATCTACGGCATCCTGCGCTTCAACTACGGGATCCTCCCCGACGCGACCGCCTGGGCGGCCGGCGCCATCGCGGTGTTCGGCGTCATCAACATCATCTACGCGGCGTTCGTCTGCCTCGCGCAGAAGGACCTGAAGAAGCTCATCGCGTACTCCTCCGTCTCGCACATGGGCTTCTCGCTGCTCGGCATGGCGGCGATGACGCCGCAGGGCATCTCGGGCGCGGTGCTGAACCTCTTCACCCACGGCATCATCAGCCCGATGCTGTTCCTCATCGTGGGCGTGATCTACGACCGCGCCCACCACCGCGAGATCGAGAAGTTCGGCGGCCTGGCGCAGGAGCTGCCCGAGTACAGCGCCATCATGGGCCTCGCGTTCTTCGCCTCCCTGGGCCTGCCCGGCCTGGCCGGCTTCATCTCCGAGTTCACGGTGTTCTCGGGCGCGTTCCCGGTGTTCACCACCTACACGATCATCTCGGCCACCAGCGTCGTCCTGACCGCCGCGTACTACCTGTGGGCGATCCACCGGATGTTCCTGGGCAAGCTGAACCCGGTCTACAAGGGCTACCCGGACCTGAACTGGCGCGAGCGCATGTCGCTGTACCCGCTCGCCGTCATCTGCATCTACCTGGGCTTCTACCCGCAGGCGATCCTGGGCGTCATCAACCCGGCCCTGCACGCCCTCATCCAGAACATCAAGCCGCTGTAG